The following proteins come from a genomic window of Yinghuangia sp. ASG 101:
- a CDS encoding carboxyl transferase domain-containing protein — MGAVAELRRRLAVAALGGGETARARHTARGKLLPRERVDTLLDPGSPFLEIAPLAADGLYDGAAPAAGIVAGVGRVSGREVLVIANDATVKGGTYYPLTVKKHLRAQEIAFENRLPCVYLVDSGGAFLPMQDEVFPDRDHFGRIFFNQARMSAAGIPQISAVLGSCTAGGAYVPAMSDQTVIVRNQGTIFLGGPPLVKAATGEVVTAEDLGGGEVHARVSGVVDHLAEDDKHALRIVRDIVAGLGPRAPRPWDVVPVEEPAVDPNGLYGAVPADNRTPYDVREVIARLVDGSRFSEFKAEYGPTLVTGFAHVHGHPVGIVANNGILFSESALKGAHFIELCDQRAVPLLFLQNITGFMVGKAYENGGIAKHGAKMVTAVATTRVPKLTVVLGGSHGAGNYSMCGRAYAPRFLWMWPGAKISVMGGEQAATVLATVKRDQLAARGEEWPAEAEAAFRKPILDQYEEQGSAYYATARLWDDGVIDPLDTRTVVGLALTACANAPLADPGFGLFRM, encoded by the coding sequence ATGGGTGCGGTCGCCGAGCTGCGGCGGCGGCTGGCCGTGGCGGCGCTGGGCGGCGGCGAGACCGCCCGGGCCCGGCACACCGCCCGGGGCAAGCTGCTGCCGCGCGAGCGGGTCGACACGCTGCTGGACCCCGGATCGCCGTTCCTGGAGATCGCCCCGCTGGCCGCCGACGGCCTCTACGACGGCGCGGCCCCGGCCGCGGGCATCGTCGCGGGGGTCGGGCGGGTGTCCGGGCGCGAGGTGCTGGTGATCGCGAACGACGCGACGGTCAAAGGCGGCACCTACTATCCGTTGACGGTCAAGAAGCACCTGCGCGCGCAGGAGATCGCGTTCGAGAACCGGCTGCCGTGCGTGTATCTGGTGGATTCCGGCGGGGCGTTCCTGCCGATGCAGGACGAGGTCTTCCCGGACCGCGACCATTTCGGCCGGATCTTCTTCAACCAGGCGCGCATGTCGGCCGCGGGAATCCCGCAGATCAGCGCGGTGCTCGGGTCATGCACGGCCGGCGGCGCGTACGTCCCGGCGATGAGCGACCAGACCGTGATCGTCCGGAACCAGGGCACGATCTTCCTGGGCGGGCCGCCGCTGGTGAAGGCCGCGACCGGGGAGGTCGTGACCGCGGAGGACCTGGGCGGCGGCGAGGTGCACGCGCGGGTCTCCGGGGTCGTCGACCACCTGGCCGAGGACGACAAGCACGCGCTGCGCATCGTCCGCGACATCGTCGCGGGCCTCGGGCCGCGCGCGCCGCGCCCGTGGGACGTCGTGCCGGTCGAGGAGCCCGCGGTCGACCCGAACGGGCTGTACGGCGCGGTCCCGGCCGACAACCGCACGCCGTACGACGTCCGCGAGGTCATCGCGCGCCTCGTCGACGGCTCGCGTTTCTCGGAGTTCAAGGCGGAGTACGGCCCGACGCTGGTCACCGGGTTCGCGCACGTGCACGGCCACCCGGTGGGCATCGTCGCGAACAACGGGATTCTGTTCTCCGAATCCGCCCTGAAAGGCGCCCACTTCATCGAGTTGTGCGACCAACGGGCCGTCCCTCTCTTGTTCTTGCAGAACATCACCGGGTTCATGGTCGGAAAGGCGTACGAGAACGGCGGGATCGCCAAGCACGGCGCGAAGATGGTCACCGCGGTGGCGACCACGCGCGTCCCGAAATTGACCGTGGTCCTCGGCGGTTCGCACGGCGCGGGCAACTACTCGATGTGCGGGCGCGCTTATGCGCCGCGGTTCCTGTGGATGTGGCCCGGCGCGAAGATCTCGGTGATGGGCGGCGAACAGGCGGCGACCGTTCTCGCGACCGTCAAACGCGACCAACTCGCCGCGCGCGGCGAGGAATGGCCCGCCGAGGCCGAAGCGGCTTTCCGCAAGCCGATTCTCGACCAATACGAGGAACAGGGCAGCGCCTATTACGCGACCGCGCGGCTGTGGGACGACGGCGTCATCGACCCGCTGGACACCCGCACCGTCGTCGGCCTCGCGCTCACCGCGTGCGCCAACGCGCCCCTGGCCGACCCGGGCTTCGGCCTCTTCCGGATGTGA
- a CDS encoding TetR/AcrR family transcriptional regulator, giving the protein MSVDQVRSPRRTQILHEAAQLFAARGFHGVSVDEIGAASGITGPGLYRHFRGKDAMLAELLVGISEQLLREARRRVAEHAEPDAQLDALVRGHIDFALNDRALIVLHDRDLANLRDEEQRTVRRLQRAYVEIWVAVVVRAYPGFTRSTGPETAPFQALAAPDDGEEAVPPSADARARAAVHAVFGLLNSTPHSASSHRGPRAPGPDVMAELLRTLALGAFAAAGG; this is encoded by the coding sequence ATGTCGGTCGACCAGGTCAGAAGTCCGCGGCGCACGCAGATCCTGCACGAGGCCGCGCAGCTTTTCGCCGCGCGCGGTTTCCACGGCGTCAGCGTGGACGAGATCGGTGCCGCGTCCGGCATCACCGGGCCGGGGCTGTACCGCCACTTCCGCGGCAAGGACGCGATGCTCGCCGAACTCCTGGTCGGCATCAGCGAGCAACTGCTCCGCGAGGCCCGCCGCCGCGTCGCCGAACACGCCGAGCCCGACGCGCAGTTGGACGCCCTCGTCCGCGGGCACATCGACTTCGCCCTCAACGACCGCGCGCTGATCGTGCTGCACGACCGGGACTTGGCCAACCTCCGCGACGAAGAGCAGCGCACCGTACGGCGGTTGCAGCGCGCGTACGTGGAGATCTGGGTCGCGGTCGTCGTCCGGGCGTACCCCGGATTCACCCGGTCCACCGGCCCCGAGACCGCGCCGTTCCAGGCCCTCGCCGCCCCGGACGACGGCGAGGAGGCGGTCCCGCCGTCCGCCGACGCCCGCGCCCGGGCGGCCGTACACGCCGTCTTCGGCCTGCTGAACTCGACCCCGCACAGCGCGTCCAGCCACCGCGGGCCGCGCGCGCCGGGTCCTGATGTGATGGCCGAACTCCTGCGCACCCTCGCCCTCGGCGCGTTCGCCGCGGCCGGCGGGTGA
- a CDS encoding enoyl-CoA hydratase family protein, with amino-acid sequence MALVTLAHDAAIATITLDSPENRNALSAALMDELDAHLSAVADDPAVRAVVLTHTGPTFCAGADLREAAEGGMERGTHRLLEILRKIIELPVPVLAHLRGNARAGGLGLVGASDLAVAPADTTFAFSEVRLGLAPAIISLTTLPRLDPRAASRYFLTGEAFDGAEAERIGLITLAGPGIEGADAHAADLIANLRLGSRQGLVATKKLLAATLAERVAEGGAATVRLSADLFGSEEAAEGMAALRERRRPSWVG; translated from the coding sequence ATGGCCTTGGTCACGCTCGCCCACGACGCCGCGATCGCCACGATCACGCTCGACTCGCCGGAGAACCGCAACGCGCTCTCCGCCGCGCTGATGGACGAACTCGACGCGCACCTGTCCGCCGTCGCCGACGACCCCGCCGTGCGCGCGGTCGTGCTCACGCACACCGGCCCGACGTTCTGCGCGGGCGCCGACCTGCGCGAGGCGGCCGAGGGCGGCATGGAGCGCGGCACGCACCGGCTGCTCGAAATCCTTCGCAAGATCATCGAACTGCCGGTGCCCGTCCTCGCCCACCTGCGCGGCAACGCGCGCGCGGGCGGTCTCGGCCTGGTCGGCGCGAGCGACCTGGCGGTCGCCCCGGCCGACACGACGTTCGCCTTCTCCGAGGTACGCCTGGGCCTCGCCCCGGCGATCATCTCGCTGACCACCCTCCCGCGCCTCGACCCGCGCGCGGCATCGCGCTACTTCCTCACCGGCGAGGCGTTCGACGGCGCGGAGGCCGAGCGCATCGGCCTGATCACCCTGGCCGGCCCGGGCATCGAGGGAGCCGACGCGCACGCCGCCGACCTGATCGCCAACCTGCGCCTGGGCTCCCGCCAGGGCCTTGTCGCCACCAAGAAGCTCCTCGCCGCGACCCTCGCGGAGCGCGTGGCCGAGGGCGGCGCCGCGACGGTGCGCCTCTCGGCCGACCTCTTCGGCTCCGAGGAAGCCGCCGAGGGCATGGCGGCCCTCCGCGAGCGCCGCAGGCCGAGCTGGGTCGGGTGA
- a CDS encoding type II toxin-antitoxin system prevent-host-death family antitoxin — protein MTERTYSIVEARARLGAIAREVNTTREPVAITGHGLTIAMLVSPADALELEEMRALEAYRARRARGEDDGIPHAEAYRRIFGGDET, from the coding sequence ATGACGGAGAGGACCTACTCAATCGTGGAAGCGCGTGCCCGCCTGGGCGCCATCGCACGTGAGGTCAACACCACCCGCGAGCCCGTTGCCATCACCGGCCACGGACTAACCATCGCCATGCTGGTCAGCCCGGCTGACGCGTTGGAGTTGGAGGAAATGCGCGCGCTGGAGGCCTACCGAGCGCGTCGAGCCCGTGGTGAGGACGACGGCATCCCGCACGCCGAGGCGTACCGCCGCATCTTCGGCGGCGACGAGACGTGA
- a CDS encoding type II toxin-antitoxin system RelE family toxin, which yields MSYEVIWEPSALARAEWPAEDDPQGVQQVFTAVDRLAENPRPRGAFGGAGVLRIHVGAYRVMDEVNDQRVRITVIPVGRLR from the coding sequence GTGAGCTACGAGGTCATCTGGGAACCGTCAGCTCTCGCGCGCGCAGAATGGCCGGCCGAAGACGATCCACAAGGCGTGCAACAGGTGTTCACGGCAGTTGACCGCCTCGCTGAAAACCCGAGGCCTCGCGGTGCGTTCGGCGGTGCCGGCGTTCTGCGCATCCATGTGGGTGCCTACCGGGTGATGGACGAGGTCAACGACCAACGGGTCCGGATCACCGTGATCCCCGTGGGACGCCTGCGCTGA
- a CDS encoding uridine kinase produces the protein MIVERVPVGGWLRVAVDGAEAGAPGALADALVDPLRAAGKAVRRVSAGDFLRPASVRLEHGRHDADAFYWSWLDEGGLRREVLDPLEPGGTGRVLPSLWDAERDRATRAAYVELPRGGVLVLDGQLLIGRGLPLDLTVHLSLSEGALRRRTPDDARWTLPAYERYRAECFPEDSADLVVRWDDPRRPALVLPDA, from the coding sequence GTGATCGTCGAACGTGTCCCGGTCGGCGGGTGGCTGCGGGTGGCGGTGGACGGCGCGGAGGCCGGCGCGCCGGGGGCGTTGGCCGATGCGCTGGTGGATCCGCTGCGCGCGGCGGGGAAGGCCGTCCGACGGGTGTCGGCGGGGGATTTCCTGCGGCCCGCGTCGGTGCGGCTCGAACACGGGCGGCACGACGCCGACGCCTTCTACTGGTCCTGGCTGGACGAAGGCGGCCTGCGGCGCGAGGTCCTGGATCCGCTCGAACCCGGCGGCACCGGCCGCGTGCTGCCCAGCCTGTGGGACGCCGAGCGCGACCGGGCGACACGCGCGGCGTACGTCGAACTCCCGCGCGGCGGCGTCCTGGTGCTCGACGGACAGCTCCTGATCGGCCGCGGCCTGCCGCTCGACCTGACGGTGCACCTGAGCCTGTCGGAGGGCGCGCTGCGCCGCCGCACCCCCGACGACGCGCGGTGGACCCTCCCGGCGTACGAGCGCTACCGCGCCGAGTGCTTCCCCGAGGACAGCGCCGACCTGGTCGTCCGCTGGGACGACCCGCGCCGCCCCGCGCTGGTCCTGCCCGACGCCTGA
- a CDS encoding cold-shock protein, protein MATGTVKWFNSEKGFGFIAQDGGGEDVFAHFSAIQATGFRELIEGQQVEFDIVQGQKGLQAENIVPRS, encoded by the coding sequence ATGGCTACCGGCACCGTGAAGTGGTTCAACTCGGAAAAGGGCTTCGGCTTCATCGCGCAGGACGGCGGCGGCGAGGACGTTTTCGCCCACTTCTCCGCCATCCAGGCGACCGGCTTCCGTGAGCTGATCGAAGGCCAGCAGGTCGAGTTCGACATCGTCCAGGGCCAGAAGGGCCTGCAGGCGGAGAACATCGTCCCGCGCAGCTGA
- a CDS encoding histidine phosphatase family protein has protein sequence MIDAAARPKRIVLLRHGESAGNIDPGIYEVVPDHALELTERGREQSERAGRELRDLFGTEHVTAFVSPYRRTRETFRLLGLDPERTRIREEPRLREQDWGNIQQLTDMGQQKAARDAYGHFYYRFTHGESGADVYDRVGAFLETMHRDFARHAVRYGPDRNILLVTHGLTMRLFCMRWFHWTVEEFERLSNPGNGETRILLRGPDGRYTLDREFERWK, from the coding sequence ATGATCGACGCCGCCGCCCGCCCCAAGCGCATCGTCCTTCTCCGGCACGGCGAATCCGCGGGGAACATCGACCCCGGCATCTACGAGGTGGTCCCCGACCACGCCCTCGAACTCACCGAGCGTGGCCGCGAGCAGAGCGAGCGGGCCGGTCGCGAGCTGCGGGACCTGTTCGGGACGGAGCACGTGACGGCGTTCGTCTCGCCGTACCGCCGCACGCGCGAGACGTTCCGGCTGCTCGGGCTCGACCCGGAGCGCACGCGCATACGCGAGGAACCCCGGCTCCGCGAGCAGGACTGGGGCAACATCCAGCAGCTCACCGACATGGGGCAGCAGAAGGCGGCGCGCGACGCGTACGGGCACTTCTACTACCGCTTCACCCACGGCGAGTCCGGCGCCGACGTCTACGACCGGGTCGGGGCCTTCCTGGAGACGATGCACCGCGATTTCGCGCGGCACGCCGTGCGCTACGGCCCGGACCGCAACATCCTGCTGGTCACCCACGGCCTGACGATGCGGCTGTTCTGCATGCGCTGGTTCCACTGGACCGTGGAGGAGTTCGAACGCCTGTCCAATCCGGGCAACGGCGAGACCCGCATACTGCTGCGCGGCCCCGACGGCCGCTACACACTCGATCGTGAGTTCGAACGCTGGAAGTGA
- a CDS encoding VWA domain-containing protein codes for MTTMSKGANIPAPTTSLRAVVSWRSGGAPDVDVSALLLADDGKVRGEDDFVFYNQPSHPSGAVAHAGKQTSPDGVTTDAVRVDLNRVPSGVVRVVIGASADGGTFGQVPDLALKLLDEAGREHAVFDIGDATTETAFLFGELYLRNGAWKFRAVGQGYASGLAGLATDFGIAVDAEPAPPAPPVPLRTPPPTYTPPPLPPSAVQTAPNPAVRAPVPPAPTTPPPAPARPATPPPAAPASPGAAPASSGPVSLKKQQLVSMEKQLGEQGHGRLLDLTKKAAVSLEKKGLGEHTARVALCLDISASMNNLFQSGKVQALVERVLSLGLRFDDNGEVDVFLFGQSGHEAGTLNTRQYQGWTNQMLQRYPLEGGTDYAAAMRLVRENYFKVSGPRHAPLADRVPVYVMFVTDGMTSTEQLTREQVTYSSYEPIFWQFMGIGPSAKAVDKQDPAGAPAGQKKKVKFSERLQNKLIEKLTGGFAFLEELDNLQGRYTDNAAFFAVTDPANLADEVLFDLMMEEYPDWLNRARAMGLLTG; via the coding sequence ATGACCACGATGTCCAAAGGCGCGAACATCCCGGCCCCGACCACGTCACTGCGCGCGGTGGTGTCCTGGCGCAGCGGCGGTGCACCGGATGTGGACGTCTCCGCCCTGCTGCTCGCCGACGACGGCAAGGTCCGAGGCGAGGACGACTTCGTCTTCTACAACCAGCCGTCGCACCCCTCCGGAGCGGTCGCGCACGCCGGCAAGCAGACCTCGCCCGACGGGGTCACGACGGACGCCGTGCGCGTCGACCTGAACCGCGTGCCGTCCGGTGTCGTGCGCGTCGTGATCGGGGCCTCCGCCGACGGAGGAACGTTTGGCCAGGTGCCCGATCTGGCGCTGAAGCTGCTCGACGAGGCCGGGCGCGAGCACGCGGTCTTCGACATCGGCGACGCGACGACGGAGACGGCGTTCCTGTTCGGCGAGCTGTACCTGCGCAACGGCGCGTGGAAGTTCCGCGCCGTCGGCCAGGGCTACGCGTCGGGCCTCGCGGGCCTCGCGACCGACTTCGGCATCGCGGTGGACGCCGAGCCCGCGCCGCCCGCGCCTCCGGTCCCGCTCCGGACACCGCCCCCGACGTACACCCCTCCCCCGCTGCCGCCGTCGGCGGTGCAGACCGCGCCGAACCCGGCCGTACGCGCCCCCGTGCCCCCGGCCCCCACCACGCCGCCGCCCGCACCCGCCCGCCCCGCCACGCCGCCCCCCGCCGCCCCGGCGTCCCCGGGCGCCGCGCCGGCGTCGTCGGGCCCGGTGAGCCTGAAGAAGCAGCAGCTCGTCAGCATGGAGAAGCAGCTCGGCGAGCAGGGCCACGGCCGGCTTCTCGACCTCACCAAGAAGGCCGCGGTCAGCCTGGAGAAGAAGGGCCTCGGCGAGCACACCGCGCGCGTCGCGCTGTGCCTGGACATCTCCGCCTCGATGAACAACCTCTTCCAGTCCGGCAAGGTCCAGGCCCTCGTCGAGCGCGTTCTGTCGCTCGGGCTGCGCTTCGACGACAACGGCGAGGTCGACGTCTTCCTGTTCGGCCAGAGCGGCCACGAGGCCGGGACGCTCAACACCCGGCAGTACCAGGGCTGGACGAACCAGATGCTCCAGCGGTACCCGCTGGAGGGCGGCACCGACTACGCCGCCGCGATGCGCCTCGTGCGGGAGAACTACTTCAAGGTGTCGGGCCCGCGCCACGCACCGCTCGCCGACCGGGTGCCGGTGTACGTCATGTTCGTCACCGACGGCATGACCAGCACCGAGCAGTTGACGCGCGAGCAGGTGACGTACTCCAGCTACGAGCCGATCTTCTGGCAGTTCATGGGCATCGGGCCGTCGGCGAAGGCGGTCGACAAGCAGGACCCCGCGGGCGCGCCGGCGGGCCAGAAGAAGAAGGTCAAGTTCTCCGAGCGGCTGCAGAACAAGCTGATCGAGAAGCTGACCGGGGGCTTCGCGTTCCTGGAGGAGCTGGACAACCTCCAGGGCCGCTACACCGACAACGCCGCGTTCTTCGCGGTCACCGACCCGGCGAACCTCGCCGACGAGGTGTTGTTCGACCTGATGATGGAGGAGTACCCCGACTGGCTCAACCGGGCGCGGGCGATGGGGCTGCTGACCGGCTGA
- a CDS encoding aldo/keto reductase, with amino-acid sequence MNTVPDITLNNDVPVPQLGFGVWQVAPDETEAAVRTALEAGYRSIDTAAAYGNETGVGAALAASGIAREDLFVTTKLWNHDHGYEATLRAFDGSLDRLGLDYLDLYLIHWPVPAADRYVDSWQAFEKLYADRRIRAIGVSNFQIPHLERLFDSSGVVPAVNQIELHPYLQQKELRAFHAEFGIRTEAWSPLAKGGALLSDSTVAGIAAKHGRTPAQVVLRWHVQLGNIVIPKSVTPARIAENIAVFDFALDDADLAAFDALDRGRRTGPDPDTFNLGHEG; translated from the coding sequence GTGAACACCGTTCCCGACATCACCCTCAACAACGACGTACCGGTCCCGCAACTCGGCTTCGGGGTGTGGCAGGTGGCGCCCGACGAGACCGAGGCGGCGGTGCGGACCGCCCTGGAGGCGGGCTACCGCAGCATCGACACCGCGGCGGCGTACGGCAACGAGACCGGCGTCGGCGCGGCGCTCGCGGCGTCCGGCATCGCACGCGAAGACCTGTTCGTCACCACGAAGTTGTGGAACCACGACCACGGGTACGAGGCGACGCTGCGCGCGTTCGACGGCAGCCTGGACCGGCTCGGCCTCGACTATCTCGACCTGTACCTGATCCACTGGCCGGTGCCCGCGGCGGACCGGTACGTCGACTCGTGGCAGGCGTTCGAGAAGCTGTACGCGGACCGGCGGATCCGGGCGATCGGCGTCTCGAACTTCCAGATCCCGCACCTGGAACGGCTGTTCGACAGCAGCGGCGTGGTTCCCGCGGTCAACCAGATCGAGCTGCACCCGTACCTCCAGCAGAAGGAACTCCGGGCGTTCCACGCCGAGTTCGGGATCAGGACGGAGGCCTGGAGCCCCCTGGCGAAGGGCGGCGCGCTGCTGTCCGACTCGACCGTGGCCGGCATCGCCGCGAAGCACGGGCGCACCCCCGCCCAGGTGGTGCTGCGCTGGCACGTCCAACTCGGCAACATCGTCATCCCGAAGTCGGTGACGCCGGCACGCATCGCGGAGAACATCGCCGTCTTCGACTTCGCACTGGACGACGCCGACCTCGCGGCGTTCGACGCGCTGGACCGGGGGCGGCGCACGGGCCCCGATCCCGACACCTTCAACCTGGGCCACGAGGGCTGA
- a CDS encoding potassium channel family protein, translated as MSTRSQPDGKAAPERTESPWWVAVRAIGALVVLLVAFYTLPDQVHSTSEAVRTVVFALCVGAFAALIVLLIARGQRGGFPARAEGLLLTVVASIVFFATVYDRLAQQSDQFAGLVTRTDALYFTLVTTATVGYGDITATGQASRIAVMVQIVFNLVFLGAGVSVALDRIKQHRRAAAKPED; from the coding sequence ATGAGCACGCGGTCGCAGCCCGACGGCAAGGCGGCACCGGAGCGCACGGAGTCGCCGTGGTGGGTCGCGGTACGGGCGATCGGGGCGCTGGTGGTGCTGCTCGTCGCCTTCTACACGCTGCCGGACCAGGTGCACAGCACCTCGGAGGCGGTGCGGACCGTGGTCTTCGCGCTGTGCGTCGGGGCGTTCGCGGCGCTGATCGTGCTGCTGATCGCACGCGGCCAGCGCGGCGGATTCCCGGCCCGCGCCGAGGGGCTGCTGCTCACGGTGGTCGCGAGCATCGTGTTCTTCGCGACGGTGTACGACCGACTCGCCCAGCAGAGCGACCAGTTCGCGGGTCTCGTGACGCGTACGGACGCGCTCTATTTCACGCTGGTGACCACGGCGACCGTGGGCTACGGCGACATCACCGCGACGGGGCAGGCCTCCCGGATCGCGGTAATGGTGCAGATCGTCTTCAACCTGGTGTTCCTCGGCGCCGGGGTCTCGGTCGCGCTCGACCGCATCAAACAGCACCGCCGCGCCGCGGCTAAGCCGGAGGACTGA
- a CDS encoding TVP38/TMEM64 family protein, whose translation MVDAVQDFLRHGAWTDYPTPVVVAVFTLICIVGVAFFVPKTLLAPAAGALFGAVLGTVVAMTGATLGSVLALMVGRRLGRERVRGWLHRKQALADLDARLTRHGLVPVALLRLVPVMPGFVVNYGAAATGIRTLHFTVGTVIGLLPATMVQVAAGASVRTGLSTSVVVTATAGVLLVLAALLVLRHRADKAVLADAEATGPEADGRAEVSPPA comes from the coding sequence ATGGTGGACGCCGTGCAGGACTTCCTGCGGCACGGCGCCTGGACGGACTACCCCACTCCCGTCGTCGTGGCCGTCTTCACCCTCATCTGCATCGTCGGTGTCGCGTTCTTCGTACCGAAGACCCTCCTCGCGCCCGCCGCGGGCGCGCTGTTCGGGGCCGTCCTCGGCACCGTCGTCGCGATGACCGGCGCCACGCTCGGCAGCGTGCTGGCCCTCATGGTCGGGCGCCGCCTCGGGCGCGAGCGGGTGCGCGGATGGCTGCACCGCAAGCAGGCCCTCGCGGATCTCGACGCCCGCCTGACCCGGCACGGCCTCGTGCCCGTCGCCCTGCTGCGCCTCGTCCCCGTCATGCCGGGCTTCGTGGTCAACTACGGCGCCGCCGCGACCGGTATCCGCACCCTGCACTTCACGGTCGGGACGGTCATCGGGCTGCTGCCCGCGACCATGGTCCAGGTCGCCGCGGGCGCGTCGGTCCGCACCGGTCTCTCGACGTCGGTGGTCGTCACCGCGACCGCGGGCGTGCTGCTCGTGCTCGCCGCGCTGCTCGTTCTGCGCCACCGGGCCGACAAGGCCGTCCTCGCGGACGCCGAGGCGACCGGGCCCGAGGCCGACGGCCGGGCGGAGGTCAGTCCTCCGGCTTAG
- a CDS encoding TDT family transporter → MSPSPSRRTRLLRELDRPGDAYRGIGPNWFASVMGTGIVANAAATLPFHVPGLHAVAVLGWLLATALLIALTVATAALWTRQRAIARGHVADPAMVIFFGAPPMALLTVGAGTVLYGPGLLGRSAALGIGTALWSLGTLAGLACAVAVPYVMITRHRSRLDGVFATWLLPVVPPMVSAATGPLLIPHVGGHEARLALFLACYAMFGISLFATLALLPLIWARLFLHGTGPAVMVPTLFIVLGPLGQSVTAAHTIGAVAGDVLPAHLTGACADFALLYGVPVLGAALAWFALAVVLGIRARRRGLPFAMTWWSLTFPVGTCVTGASGLAAQTRAEALRWAAVVLFLLLAAAWAVVGAHTARGCLSGRLFRTPAAPPVPVPAAASDERVRVGAAPAFGRGGDAAGA, encoded by the coding sequence ATGAGTCCCAGCCCCTCACGGCGCACCAGGCTCCTGCGTGAACTCGACCGGCCCGGCGACGCGTACCGCGGCATCGGCCCCAACTGGTTCGCGTCCGTCATGGGCACCGGCATCGTCGCCAACGCCGCCGCCACCCTGCCGTTCCACGTACCCGGCCTGCATGCGGTCGCCGTCCTCGGGTGGCTGCTCGCCACCGCGCTGCTCATCGCCCTGACCGTGGCGACCGCCGCCCTGTGGACCCGCCAGCGCGCGATCGCGCGCGGCCACGTCGCCGACCCCGCGATGGTCATCTTCTTCGGCGCGCCGCCGATGGCGCTGCTCACCGTCGGCGCCGGCACGGTCCTGTACGGCCCCGGCCTCCTCGGGCGGTCCGCCGCACTCGGCATCGGCACGGCCCTGTGGTCGCTGGGCACCCTCGCGGGCCTCGCCTGCGCCGTCGCCGTGCCGTACGTGATGATCACGCGGCACCGGTCGCGGCTGGACGGCGTGTTCGCGACGTGGCTGCTGCCCGTCGTGCCGCCGATGGTCTCGGCGGCCACCGGACCGCTGCTCATCCCGCACGTGGGCGGACACGAGGCACGGCTCGCGCTGTTCCTGGCCTGCTACGCGATGTTCGGCATCAGCCTGTTCGCGACCCTCGCGCTGCTGCCCCTCATCTGGGCCCGGCTGTTCCTGCACGGCACCGGACCGGCGGTCATGGTCCCGACGCTGTTCATCGTGCTCGGCCCGCTCGGGCAGTCGGTCACCGCGGCGCACACCATCGGCGCGGTCGCGGGCGACGTGCTGCCCGCGCACCTGACCGGGGCGTGCGCGGACTTCGCGCTGCTGTACGGCGTACCCGTCCTCGGCGCGGCGCTCGCGTGGTTCGCCCTGGCCGTCGTGCTCGGGATACGCGCCCGCCGCCGGGGCCTCCCGTTCGCGATGACCTGGTGGTCCCTGACCTTCCCGGTCGGCACGTGCGTCACCGGCGCGTCCGGCCTGGCGGCCCAGACCCGTGCGGAGGCCCTGCGCTGGGCCGCCGTCGTGCTCTTCCTCCTGTTGGCCGCCGCGTGGGCGGTCGTCGGGGCACACACGGCACGCGGATGCCTGAGCGGCCGACTCTTCCGCACCCCCGCCGCGCCGCCCGTGCCGGTCCCGGCCGCGGCATCGGACGAGCGGGTCCGCGTCGGCGCCGCGCCCGCGTTCGGGCGGGGCGGCGACGCGGCGGGAGCCTGA